Proteins from one Planctomyces sp. SH-PL62 genomic window:
- a CDS encoding O-antigen ligase family protein, whose product MNSLRMRFLATFDRTFGWLVAGLVLAAILGFGGTAWWSRPALAVAATGLALLLLVRNLAAGRSPILKSPLGLLGLAVLGLGVAQTVPLPASLAARLSPTAREAYTRGVLPDLARADDPNAKLGEPATIRTPVSLDRAATVRRLALAAACLAIFWCASHAVDRLQRLYLVWGAVIAGFLLNSTLAMVQISTRTDGLYGFCVPGAGAPWWAPDLNDLLDAPAVAALRELPASTAPGSAPAAQLEVVRPFTFGTLPGGVGGFLALGALALPLTLALVLHLCSPRGSREGWSDRLGRSGQGSLAILLILLSIPGAVLVGMASGPWFCLPFAVGLAMVGLPALFTPGARVLGFGLAASLLVALASGVALQVRWDDLTGVQPPWQAPDWRENRETWRDAARIFREFPVAGVGLGGFGAVHPYFKDRDLASNTAMSSLLQWAVETGVVGLGILGLGALWCLVRIPGGLKRLGSMDRFLAHGLIGAALGLSLLAAVHWTVELTAVAVSASALGGTWNRWLAGGTDLFVERG is encoded by the coding sequence GTGAACAGCCTTCGCATGCGATTCCTGGCGACGTTCGACCGCACCTTCGGGTGGCTGGTGGCGGGCCTCGTCCTGGCCGCGATCCTCGGCTTCGGGGGGACGGCCTGGTGGTCGCGCCCGGCCCTGGCCGTCGCCGCGACCGGGCTGGCGCTGCTCCTGCTCGTCCGGAATCTGGCCGCGGGCCGCTCGCCGATCCTCAAGAGCCCGCTCGGCCTCCTGGGCCTGGCGGTCCTGGGGCTGGGCGTCGCCCAGACGGTCCCCCTGCCGGCGAGCCTGGCGGCGCGGCTGTCGCCCACGGCCCGCGAGGCCTACACGCGGGGCGTGCTCCCCGACCTGGCCCGCGCCGACGACCCGAACGCGAAGCTGGGCGAACCGGCGACGATCCGCACGCCGGTCAGCCTGGACCGGGCGGCGACCGTCCGCCGGCTGGCCCTGGCGGCCGCCTGCCTGGCGATCTTCTGGTGCGCCTCGCACGCCGTCGATCGGCTCCAGCGGCTGTACCTGGTCTGGGGGGCGGTGATCGCCGGGTTCCTGCTGAATTCGACCCTCGCGATGGTGCAGATCAGCACCCGGACCGACGGCCTCTACGGCTTCTGCGTCCCCGGCGCGGGAGCGCCCTGGTGGGCTCCCGACCTGAACGACCTGCTCGACGCCCCGGCCGTCGCGGCGCTCCGAGAGCTTCCCGCGTCGACGGCCCCGGGCTCGGCCCCGGCCGCGCAGCTGGAGGTCGTCCGACCGTTCACGTTCGGCACCCTCCCCGGCGGGGTCGGCGGGTTCCTGGCGCTGGGCGCGCTGGCCCTGCCGCTGACGCTGGCGCTGGTCCTGCACCTCTGCTCGCCGAGGGGGAGCCGCGAAGGCTGGTCGGACCGCCTGGGACGCTCGGGGCAGGGGAGCCTGGCGATCCTCCTGATCCTGCTGTCGATCCCGGGGGCCGTGCTGGTCGGGATGGCGTCCGGCCCCTGGTTCTGCCTGCCGTTCGCGGTCGGCCTGGCGATGGTCGGGCTGCCGGCCCTGTTCACGCCCGGCGCCCGCGTCCTGGGCTTCGGCCTGGCCGCCTCGCTGCTCGTCGCGCTGGCTTCGGGGGTGGCCTTGCAGGTCCGCTGGGACGACCTGACCGGCGTCCAGCCTCCCTGGCAGGCGCCCGACTGGCGCGAGAACCGCGAGACCTGGCGCGACGCCGCGCGGATCTTCCGCGAGTTCCCCGTGGCGGGGGTCGGCCTGGGAGGCTTCGGCGCGGTGCACCCGTACTTCAAGGACCGCGACCTGGCCTCCAACACCGCCATGAGCAGCCTGTTGCAATGGGCGGTCGAGACGGGCGTGGTCGGCCTGGGGATCCTGGGGCTCGGGGCGCTCTGGTGCCTGGTCCGCATCCCCGGCGGTCTGAAACGGCTCGGGTCGATGGATCGTTTCCTGGCGCATGGGTTGATCGGGGCGGCTTTGGGGCTTAGTCTATTGGCCGCCGTCCACTGGACGGTCGAGTTGACCGCCGTCGCCGTCTCCGCCAGCGCCCTGGGTGGAACCTGGAATCGCTGGCTCGCCGGCGGCACGGACCTGTTCGTCGAACGCGGTTGA
- a CDS encoding GumC family protein, with translation MKTPGHYLGALRRRFWLALIVAVPMGTLTSIWALRQPKIYQAVAQIRIEQPHYDAALSTLVSRDIGPVDSATQTSYATDLVTDLQGRGLADKVLSNTRLGPELAQLDDPAMELIVSNITVKQLMKSNTYNVALTGRDPALTKRLLEAELEELVKHADGDRRNQVDQTVQHTESALNKLRQESAALEKQMLGQIASLGTIGPGGRNILEEQYAHLGQSIAHKQARVVEFQQKTMFAPLFPREGQGDPVAAMKQQQMAQLQDAKDQLTKRLLDLKRKARHFNSDPAVQNVSNHLNDVLDEIDQLGASFQKTKMAADPTEMIIESQHRDIEADESRLADLLERMRKAMPDHQKFLGLMSDRDTLRKRIADMEHDLASFEILAKSQTAPVKILTRIEEPTVPIKPNRVVSIAMGLIVSIGLGLGLVFLLEHLDHSVREPEHVSHGLSLPLLGIVPRIPRTALTHRGGGHLWTPAVPDSAAADAFRNIRASLLGAADRNGPIVSLLVTSAKAGDGKSTAALNLAAACARAGERTLLMDVDLRRPTLADAFPADPDDEDSGLGLVDVLKGSVPWQATLRHTDLHNLDFIATGDPSGVPIEILGTLELRQLLAALTHHYDRVILDGPAILGMADCRVLGRMVDAAVLVVRAGVHPTMTLQRAKAVLEQSHVEIAGVIVNGLSEGVENWSSYGYGPAPIAASSYRRDRALPASPTAAPAREDALAGAPADA, from the coding sequence GTGAAGACGCCGGGGCATTACCTGGGGGCGCTGCGGCGGCGGTTCTGGCTGGCCCTGATCGTCGCCGTGCCGATGGGGACGCTGACCTCGATCTGGGCGCTCCGCCAGCCCAAGATCTACCAGGCCGTGGCCCAGATCCGGATCGAGCAGCCGCACTACGACGCGGCGCTCTCCACGCTGGTCTCGCGCGACATCGGCCCGGTCGACTCGGCGACCCAGACGAGCTACGCGACCGACCTGGTCACCGACCTCCAGGGGCGGGGGCTGGCCGACAAGGTCCTCTCGAACACCCGGCTCGGCCCCGAGCTGGCCCAGCTCGACGACCCGGCGATGGAGCTGATCGTCAGCAACATCACGGTCAAGCAGCTCATGAAGTCCAACACCTACAACGTCGCGCTGACGGGCCGCGACCCGGCCCTGACCAAGCGGCTGCTGGAGGCCGAGCTGGAAGAGCTGGTCAAGCACGCCGACGGCGACCGCCGCAATCAGGTCGACCAGACGGTCCAGCACACCGAGTCGGCCCTGAACAAGCTCCGGCAGGAATCGGCCGCGCTGGAGAAGCAGATGCTCGGCCAGATCGCCAGCCTGGGGACGATCGGCCCCGGCGGCCGGAACATCCTGGAGGAGCAGTACGCCCACCTCGGCCAGTCGATCGCCCACAAGCAGGCGCGCGTCGTCGAGTTCCAGCAGAAGACGATGTTCGCCCCGCTCTTCCCCAGGGAAGGTCAGGGCGACCCCGTCGCCGCCATGAAGCAGCAGCAGATGGCCCAGCTCCAGGACGCCAAGGACCAGCTCACCAAGCGGCTCCTGGACCTGAAGCGCAAGGCCCGCCACTTCAACTCCGACCCGGCCGTCCAGAACGTCTCCAACCACCTGAACGACGTGCTCGACGAGATCGATCAGCTCGGCGCCTCGTTCCAGAAGACGAAGATGGCCGCCGACCCGACCGAGATGATCATCGAGTCGCAGCACCGCGACATCGAGGCCGACGAGAGCCGCCTGGCCGACCTGCTGGAACGGATGCGGAAGGCCATGCCCGACCACCAGAAGTTCCTCGGCCTGATGAGCGATCGCGACACGCTGCGGAAGCGGATCGCCGACATGGAGCACGACCTGGCCTCGTTCGAGATCCTGGCGAAGTCGCAGACCGCGCCGGTGAAGATCCTGACGCGGATCGAGGAGCCGACCGTGCCGATCAAGCCGAACCGCGTGGTCTCGATCGCGATGGGGCTGATCGTCAGCATCGGCCTGGGCCTGGGCCTGGTCTTCCTGCTGGAGCACCTGGACCACTCGGTGCGCGAGCCGGAGCACGTCAGCCACGGCCTGTCGCTGCCGCTGCTGGGGATCGTGCCGCGGATCCCGCGCACGGCGCTGACCCATCGAGGGGGGGGGCACCTGTGGACCCCGGCCGTCCCGGACTCGGCGGCGGCCGACGCCTTCCGCAACATCCGGGCGAGCCTCCTGGGGGCGGCCGACCGCAACGGCCCGATCGTCAGCCTGCTGGTCACCAGCGCCAAGGCGGGCGATGGCAAGAGCACCGCGGCGCTCAACCTGGCCGCCGCCTGCGCCCGCGCCGGCGAGCGGACGCTGCTGATGGACGTCGACCTCCGCCGGCCGACGCTCGCCGACGCCTTCCCGGCCGACCCCGACGACGAGGACTCCGGGCTCGGCCTGGTCGACGTCCTCAAGGGGTCCGTCCCCTGGCAGGCGACCCTGCGGCACACCGACCTGCACAACCTGGATTTCATCGCCACCGGCGACCCGAGCGGGGTCCCGATCGAGATCCTGGGCACGCTGGAGCTTCGCCAGCTCCTGGCGGCGCTGACGCACCACTACGACCGGGTGATCCTGGACGGCCCGGCGATCCTGGGCATGGCCGACTGCCGCGTGCTGGGCCGGATGGTCGACGCGGCGGTGCTGGTCGTCCGGGCGGGCGTCCACCCGACGATGACGCTGCAGCGGGCGAAGGCCGTGCTGGAGCAGTCGCACGTCGAGATCGCCGGGGTGATCGTCAACGGGCTCAGCGAAGGGGTGGAGAACTGGTCGAGCTACGGCTACGGCCCGGCCCCGATCGCGGCGTCGTCGTACCGCCGCGACCGGGCGCTGCCGGCCTCGCCGACGGCGGCCCCCGCCCGCGAGGACGCCCTGGCGGGCGCCCCGGCCGACGCCTGA
- a CDS encoding FHA domain-containing protein: protein MAESTCLHIQDHDAGPIRIVEVPWISVRIGRAAFCEVRLTDPSLPEEACRLHRRGRTWHLTPLGGSDVSLDGRPIDGPRPLPFDVAFQVGGFRLALKRNKFAEPDWRPPRDEPRGRAGREPLAEAFPEHAAPPTTTEPTAAAPAPDLGNPWEARWQAAGDRLKAARAVEARPAPTPSPAPAAAAPATPPRPAPSSPRTAARRPNPLAPPRPASSRSPGRERRSSRSLRSRPGSSRPPTPGPSLPPRDRLAPVPAPAEAPAGPPARAPPRRAPHARSLDEPDPRAVPRRDPRSPLRRDALARSLDEPDPRARPAADDRRAPGFRSSRPSRKPGRRRAGSRLRRR, encoded by the coding sequence ATGGCCGAATCCACCTGTCTCCATATTCAGGACCACGACGCCGGGCCGATCCGCATCGTGGAAGTTCCCTGGATATCGGTGCGCATCGGCAGGGCGGCCTTCTGCGAGGTTCGGCTCACCGACCCGTCGCTCCCCGAGGAAGCCTGCCGACTCCATCGTCGCGGGAGGACCTGGCACCTGACCCCGTTGGGGGGCTCGGACGTCTCCCTCGACGGCCGTCCGATCGACGGCCCGCGACCCCTGCCGTTCGACGTCGCCTTCCAGGTCGGCGGCTTCCGGCTGGCCCTGAAGCGGAACAAGTTCGCCGAGCCCGACTGGCGTCCCCCGCGCGACGAGCCTCGTGGCCGCGCCGGCCGCGAGCCGCTCGCCGAAGCCTTCCCCGAGCATGCCGCGCCCCCGACGACGACCGAGCCCACGGCCGCCGCCCCGGCGCCCGACCTGGGGAATCCCTGGGAGGCCCGCTGGCAGGCCGCCGGCGACCGCCTCAAAGCGGCCCGCGCCGTCGAAGCCCGCCCCGCGCCGACGCCCTCGCCGGCCCCCGCCGCCGCCGCTCCCGCGACGCCCCCCCGGCCCGCGCCGTCGAGCCCACGGACCGCCGCCCGACGCCCGAACCCCCTCGCGCCGCCGCGTCCCGCGTCGAGCCGCTCGCCCGGCCGAGAGCGACGGTCGTCCCGAAGCCTCCGGTCTCGCCCCGGTTCGAGCCGGCCGCCTACACCCGGCCCGTCGCTCCCGCCGCGCGACCGCCTCGCCCCAGTCCCAGCCCCAGCCGAAGCCCCGGCCGGTCCGCCCGCCCGAGCCCCGCCGCGTCGAGCCCCCCACGCCCGAAGCCTGGACGAGCCCGATCCCCGAGCCGTTCCGCGGCGCGATCCCCGAAGCCCGTTGCGTCGAGACGCCCTCGCCCGCAGCCTGGACGAGCCCGATCCCCGAGCCCGCCCCGCCGCCGACGATCGTCGAGCACCCGGATTTCGATCGTCTCGCCCGTCTCGAAAACCTGGACGTCGCCGAGCTGGATCGCGACTTCGCCGCCGCTGA
- a CDS encoding MraY family glycosyltransferase, whose amino-acid sequence MMMISNGYLMIFAFAMMGCVLATPLVTQIAGWVGAIDKPDNFRRIHTTAVPRLGGLGLALGVAVGVFLPHASAWSANININLPDLGREWPIFIAALIILVVGFVDDTRSLGPRVKLLGQAAAVMALYLGGIRIDRIEALGLNLDLGSPALHLAVLGQTFDVAAPSLVITMFWFLGCMNVWNLIDGMDGLASGVGLLVSGTLTLVALHNQNVEVAILATALAGSLAGFLLYNWHPACIFLGDSGALLIGLLIGVIGVQGSLKGPSAISILFPILAMGLPISDTAMAIFRRWVRNLPMSAADRRHVHHILIGLGLNPRQAALLLYCFSGFLCGVVLLGVSLRSEFLALVLGMSGCLAFLVVVTSRRDELNNLLDDFQARMLRGRQERQAAKLTWEAIQRVELCTSPMAAYEILERTAEALGCAGIHVACADATFPPEDAVHTLDAIDNGASSSPGAIFRTVSDDLRITAVMRLSPEGGLAADIVFRYLQRLTQSLGERLRAFAADEAAGAEAIEAAATDVDADAAPRPAFPIAMARGLGRRLRFQEPAVDAGQPPEAIRGVPPAAGLARR is encoded by the coding sequence ATGATGATGATCTCGAACGGATACCTGATGATCTTCGCGTTCGCGATGATGGGGTGCGTGCTGGCCACGCCCCTGGTCACGCAGATCGCGGGGTGGGTGGGCGCGATCGACAAGCCGGACAACTTCCGGCGGATCCACACCACGGCGGTCCCCCGGCTGGGGGGCCTCGGCCTGGCCCTGGGCGTGGCCGTGGGGGTCTTCCTGCCGCACGCCTCGGCGTGGTCGGCGAACATCAACATCAACTTGCCCGACCTGGGCCGCGAGTGGCCGATCTTCATCGCGGCCCTGATCATCCTGGTCGTCGGCTTCGTCGACGACACCCGGTCGCTGGGCCCTCGGGTCAAGCTGCTGGGGCAGGCCGCGGCGGTCATGGCCCTGTACCTGGGGGGCATCCGGATCGACCGGATCGAGGCCCTGGGGCTGAACCTGGACCTGGGGAGCCCGGCGTTGCACCTCGCGGTGCTGGGCCAGACGTTCGACGTCGCGGCGCCGAGCCTGGTCATCACCATGTTCTGGTTCCTGGGCTGCATGAACGTCTGGAACCTGATCGACGGCATGGACGGCCTGGCGTCGGGTGTGGGCCTGCTGGTGAGCGGCACCCTGACCCTGGTGGCCCTGCACAACCAGAACGTCGAGGTCGCCATCCTGGCGACGGCCCTGGCCGGCTCGCTGGCCGGGTTCCTGCTCTACAACTGGCATCCCGCCTGCATCTTCCTGGGAGACAGCGGGGCGCTCCTGATCGGGCTGTTGATCGGGGTGATCGGCGTGCAAGGGTCGCTGAAGGGCCCGTCGGCGATCTCGATCCTGTTCCCGATCCTGGCGATGGGGCTGCCGATCTCGGACACGGCGATGGCCATCTTCCGGCGCTGGGTGCGGAACCTGCCGATGAGCGCGGCCGACCGTCGGCACGTCCACCACATCCTGATCGGCCTGGGGCTCAACCCGAGGCAGGCGGCGCTCTTGCTGTACTGCTTCTCCGGCTTCCTGTGCGGGGTGGTGCTGCTGGGGGTCTCGCTGCGGAGCGAGTTCCTGGCGCTGGTGCTGGGGATGTCGGGCTGCCTGGCGTTCCTGGTGGTGGTGACCAGCCGTCGCGACGAGCTGAACAACCTGCTGGACGACTTCCAGGCCCGGATGCTCCGGGGCCGCCAGGAGCGGCAGGCCGCGAAGCTGACGTGGGAGGCCATCCAGCGGGTCGAGCTGTGCACCTCGCCGATGGCCGCGTACGAGATCCTGGAGCGGACGGCCGAGGCCCTGGGCTGCGCCGGGATCCACGTCGCCTGCGCCGACGCGACGTTCCCGCCCGAGGACGCCGTCCACACGCTCGACGCCATCGACAACGGGGCCTCCTCGTCGCCGGGGGCGATCTTCCGAACGGTGAGCGACGACCTGCGGATCACGGCCGTCATGCGGCTGTCGCCCGAAGGGGGCCTGGCGGCCGACATCGTCTTCCGCTACCTCCAGCGCCTGACGCAGAGCCTGGGCGAACGCCTGCGGGCCTTCGCCGCCGACGAGGCCGCGGGTGCCGAGGCGATCGAAGCCGCCGCGACCGACGTCGACGCGGACGCCGCGCCGCGGCCCGCCTTCCCGATCGCGATGGCCCGAGGCCTGGGCCGTCGGCTGCGATTCCAGGAGCCGGCCGTCGACGCCGGCCAGCCGCCCGAGGCGATCCGGGGCGTCCCGCCCGCCGCCGGGCTGGCCCGCCGCTGA
- a CDS encoding DUF1569 domain-containing protein, whose protein sequence is MSTEPKRRELKFSSLDEAVRDAESLRERGYTRLGRWGLAQACGHLADWITFPMDGFPAPPTLLRPFLFVARHTVGPLAARRVLAKGEMPAGAPTMKETVPDPGGDEAQAIDRLRRAVERFEASTGPYQPSHLFGRLDRDEWMRLQLIHCAHHLGFLRPDEKPRD, encoded by the coding sequence GTGTCCACCGAGCCGAAGCGCCGCGAGCTGAAGTTCTCGAGCCTGGACGAGGCCGTCCGCGACGCCGAGTCGCTCCGCGAGCGGGGGTACACCCGCCTCGGCCGGTGGGGCCTGGCCCAGGCCTGCGGCCACCTGGCCGACTGGATCACGTTCCCGATGGACGGATTCCCCGCGCCTCCGACCCTCCTGCGGCCGTTCCTGTTCGTGGCGAGGCACACCGTCGGCCCGCTCGCGGCGCGTCGGGTGCTCGCGAAGGGCGAGATGCCGGCCGGCGCCCCGACCATGAAGGAGACCGTCCCCGATCCGGGCGGCGACGAGGCCCAGGCGATCGATCGGCTGCGTCGGGCCGTCGAGCGTTTCGAAGCCTCCACCGGCCCGTACCAGCCCTCCCACCTGTTCGGCCGCCTGGACCGCGACGAATGGATGCGCCTCCAGCTCATCCACTGCGCCCACCACCTCGGCTTCCTCCGTCCCGACGAGAAGCCCCGCGATTGA
- a CDS encoding aldo/keto reductase has protein sequence MEYRRLGGSGFKVPALTFGTGTFGGNTEMFKAWGQTDVAEATRLVDICLEAGVTMFDTADVYSKGAAEEILGKAIEGRRDKVLISTKATFRRGDGPNDVGSSRFHLIESVHNSLRRLNTDHIDLFQLHGYDAQTPHEEVLSTLDQLVRDGKIRYVGCSNFSGWHLMKALSIADRHGWPRYVANQAYYSLVGRDYEWELMPLGLDQGVGAVVWSPLGWGRLTGKLRRGQPKPEVSRLNTKVAVDAGPQVDDEYLYKVVDALDEVAAEVGKTIPQVALNWLLQRPTVATVVIGARNEEQLRQNLGAVGWNLTADQVAKLDAASARPLAYPYWHQKAAFPERNPFPVSV, from the coding sequence ATGGAATATCGACGACTGGGCGGGTCGGGATTCAAGGTGCCGGCCCTGACCTTCGGGACGGGGACGTTCGGCGGCAACACGGAGATGTTCAAGGCCTGGGGCCAGACCGACGTCGCCGAGGCGACCCGGCTCGTCGACATCTGCCTCGAAGCCGGCGTCACGATGTTCGACACGGCCGACGTCTACTCCAAGGGCGCGGCCGAGGAGATCCTCGGCAAGGCGATCGAGGGGCGTCGCGACAAGGTCCTGATCTCGACCAAGGCCACGTTCCGCCGGGGGGACGGCCCCAACGACGTCGGCTCCTCGCGGTTCCACCTGATCGAGTCCGTCCACAACTCCCTCAGGCGGCTGAACACCGACCACATCGACCTGTTCCAGCTCCACGGCTACGACGCCCAGACGCCCCACGAGGAGGTGTTGAGCACGCTCGACCAGCTCGTCCGCGACGGGAAGATCCGCTACGTCGGCTGCTCGAACTTCTCGGGCTGGCACCTGATGAAGGCCCTGTCGATCGCCGACCGCCACGGCTGGCCGAGGTACGTCGCGAACCAGGCGTATTACTCGCTGGTCGGCCGCGACTACGAGTGGGAGCTGATGCCGCTGGGGCTCGACCAGGGGGTCGGCGCGGTGGTCTGGAGCCCGCTAGGCTGGGGACGCCTCACCGGCAAGCTCCGGCGCGGCCAGCCGAAGCCGGAGGTCAGCCGACTCAACACCAAGGTCGCCGTCGACGCCGGACCGCAGGTCGACGACGAGTACCTCTACAAGGTCGTCGACGCGCTCGACGAGGTCGCGGCCGAGGTCGGCAAGACCATCCCGCAAGTCGCCCTCAACTGGCTCCTCCAGCGCCCGACGGTCGCCACCGTCGTCATCGGCGCCCGCAACGAGGAGCAGCTCCGCCAGAACCTCGGCGCCGTCGGCTGGAACCTGACCGCCGATCAGGTCGCCAAGCTCGACGCCGCCAGCGCCCGGCCCCTCGCCTACCCCTACTGGCACCAGAAAGCCGCCTTCCCCGAGCGCAACCCGTTCCCGGTCTCGGTCTGA
- a CDS encoding methyltransferase family protein: MPTSSAPTPTPTFQPAAASAPAPAWAATLHRIADHLACDLGGGPRPWRFAWVINFQKGGTFPFLGLLMAWYQNTSPAAWIYLAMHGGYGLAWLIKDLAFPDPAWRRRITIGGGLFVFFGVLAWYWSFGWLLISGASRPTYPLPDHAWFSLCISLCLVGTAIMIAADAQKFFTLRLKPGLITDGMFRHIRHPNYLGEMMIYGSFAMMVWHWLPFVVLACVWVGVFAVNMTVKEARLSRHPGWAEYRRRTWWLLPPIL; the protein is encoded by the coding sequence ATGCCGACGAGTTCCGCCCCGACGCCGACGCCGACGTTCCAGCCCGCCGCCGCTTCCGCGCCCGCGCCCGCCTGGGCGGCGACCCTGCACCGGATCGCCGACCACCTGGCGTGCGACCTGGGGGGCGGGCCTCGGCCCTGGAGGTTCGCCTGGGTGATCAACTTCCAGAAGGGGGGGACGTTCCCGTTCCTCGGCCTCCTCATGGCCTGGTATCAGAATACCAGCCCCGCCGCCTGGATCTACCTGGCGATGCACGGCGGCTACGGCCTGGCCTGGCTCATCAAGGACCTGGCCTTCCCCGACCCGGCCTGGCGGCGTCGGATCACGATCGGCGGCGGCCTGTTCGTCTTCTTCGGCGTGCTGGCCTGGTACTGGTCGTTCGGCTGGCTGCTGATCTCGGGCGCGTCGCGGCCGACCTACCCGCTGCCGGACCACGCCTGGTTCAGCCTCTGCATCAGCCTCTGCCTGGTCGGCACGGCGATCATGATCGCGGCCGACGCCCAGAAGTTTTTCACGCTCCGGCTGAAGCCCGGCCTCATCACCGACGGGATGTTTCGCCATATCCGGCACCCGAACTACCTCGGCGAGATGATGATCTACGGCAGCTTCGCGATGATGGTCTGGCACTGGCTGCCGTTCGTGGTGCTGGCCTGCGTCTGGGTCGGGGTGTTCGCGGTCAACATGACCGTGAAGGAGGCCCGGCTGTCGCGCCATCCGGGCTGGGCGGAGTATCGTCGCCGCACCTGGTGGCTGCTGCCGCCGATCCTGTGA
- a CDS encoding exosortase/archaeosortase family protein, with protein MAATPDLPTPHPAPATVPEAPASLFDAARRWAGDPDNRPTVLGVVACLAIFALLFQESLGHFYYAWTTDDNYSHGFLVPLLSLYFASQVYRREGWPAAPEGRSGVWLGGVLLGGALLVHLLTIPLPIPFLGDLALLAGLAGGFTILAGAAALRRFWFVFSFLIFMVPLPIALYSRIASPLQLMASRVASSFMNATGVPVLCEGNRMTLPGGVQMFVAEACSGMRQLTGFLALAAAVAYLTRRPRWYKAVVVLSALPIALFANTTRVVVTGYIMHYVNPAYAEGAYHTLEGILLMSLGLLLLNSVCVLMDLFCVGADGASPTATSTEPEPEAEPDPPAGGRPRSGGWSSRRVAGPLSLRTATEELS; from the coding sequence ATGGCGGCGACCCCCGACCTCCCCACTCCCCACCCCGCACCCGCGACCGTCCCGGAGGCCCCCGCGAGCCTCTTCGACGCCGCGAGGCGCTGGGCCGGCGACCCGGACAACCGGCCGACGGTCCTCGGCGTCGTCGCCTGCCTCGCCATCTTCGCGCTGCTGTTCCAGGAGAGCCTGGGGCACTTCTACTATGCGTGGACGACCGACGACAACTACAGCCACGGGTTCCTCGTGCCGCTGTTGAGCCTCTATTTCGCCTCGCAGGTCTACCGCCGCGAGGGCTGGCCGGCCGCCCCCGAGGGCCGCTCGGGGGTCTGGCTCGGGGGGGTCCTGCTGGGGGGTGCCTTGCTCGTCCACCTGCTGACGATCCCGCTGCCGATCCCGTTCCTGGGCGACCTGGCGCTGCTGGCCGGGCTGGCCGGGGGGTTCACGATCTTGGCCGGCGCGGCGGCGCTTCGGCGGTTCTGGTTCGTCTTCTCGTTCCTGATCTTCATGGTCCCGCTGCCGATCGCCCTGTACTCGCGGATCGCCTCGCCCTTGCAGCTCATGGCGAGCCGGGTGGCGTCGTCGTTCATGAACGCGACCGGGGTGCCCGTGCTCTGCGAGGGGAACCGGATGACGCTGCCGGGGGGCGTCCAGATGTTCGTGGCCGAGGCTTGCAGCGGGATGCGGCAGCTCACCGGGTTCCTGGCCCTGGCGGCGGCGGTGGCGTACCTCACGCGGCGTCCCAGGTGGTACAAGGCGGTCGTGGTCCTCTCGGCCTTGCCGATCGCCCTGTTCGCGAACACGACCCGCGTCGTGGTCACCGGCTACATCATGCACTACGTCAACCCCGCGTACGCCGAGGGGGCCTATCACACGCTGGAGGGGATCCTCCTGATGAGCCTGGGGCTCTTGCTGCTCAACTCCGTCTGCGTGCTGATGGACCTGTTCTGCGTGGGAGCCGACGGGGCTTCGCCGACGGCGACTTCGACCGAACCCGAACCCGAGGCTGAGCCCGATCCTCCCGCCGGCGGGCGGCCGCGGTCGGGGGGCTGGTCGAGCCGTCGCGTCGCCGGGCCGCTTTCGCTGAGGACCGCAACCGAGGAGCTGTCATGA
- a CDS encoding cupin domain-containing protein yields the protein MESTEAHRILDFAPIGMFWEVTKRTVETDGESFEAVNVLAPDFGGPPLHIHPEAEESYEVLSGTLDVCVGREWRRLGPGEAVTVKAGTPHTLRNTSGAEVRLRNVHSPAMDFERFFRRLHALVCHSGMKLPPRDLRSVLLVAMLFSDHPREIISVDPPRRLLRILAAVGKFLRFKLPD from the coding sequence ATGGAATCGACCGAAGCGCACCGAATCCTGGATTTCGCCCCGATCGGGATGTTCTGGGAGGTGACGAAGCGCACCGTCGAAACGGACGGCGAGTCGTTCGAGGCCGTCAACGTGCTCGCTCCGGACTTCGGCGGCCCGCCGCTGCACATCCACCCCGAGGCGGAGGAGAGCTACGAGGTCCTGTCCGGGACGCTCGACGTCTGCGTCGGTCGCGAGTGGCGGCGTCTGGGCCCGGGCGAGGCGGTGACCGTCAAGGCGGGGACGCCCCACACCCTGCGGAACACGAGCGGGGCGGAGGTCCGCCTGCGCAACGTCCACAGCCCCGCGATGGACTTCGAGAGGTTCTTCCGGCGGCTCCACGCCCTGGTCTGCCACAGCGGAATGAAACTCCCGCCCAGGGACCTGAGGTCGGTCCTCCTCGTCGCCATGCTGTTCTCGGACCACCCCCGCGAGATCATCTCCGTCGACCCTCCCCGCCGACTGCTCCGGATCCTCGCGGCTGTCGGCAAGTTCTTGCGATTCAAGCTGCCCGACTGA